A genomic window from Acinetobacter chinensis includes:
- a CDS encoding M48 family metallopeptidase: MIKKKILAGISAAVLLSGCSTIAEFTGNDSATLNLNAAEDYKALIADAKTQKALDTSSSTYKRVNAVYQRMLPFADEANKTGQKFDWQLAVIKSNEVNAFVVPGGKVVVFTGIVNNLKLTDAEIAAVMGHEITHALEEHAKSKIGAQALTKLAVDAGKTYAGDKLGSMGSQAVDFGSKYGVGLPYSRSLESRADRGGLMLMAKAGYDPEAAVSVWKKMNQLDSSSNNGVARFTSTHPSNNARIEDLNKSMAEAKVLYASSNKATVTGTKTKTVKKAKKSK; encoded by the coding sequence ATGATTAAGAAAAAAATCCTGGCTGGAATCAGCGCAGCAGTTTTATTGTCCGGATGTTCCACAATTGCTGAATTTACGGGCAATGATTCTGCAACACTGAATCTGAATGCCGCAGAAGATTATAAAGCCCTGATCGCGGATGCGAAGACTCAGAAGGCACTCGATACATCATCATCAACTTATAAACGTGTAAATGCTGTTTATCAGCGTATGTTGCCTTTTGCAGATGAAGCCAATAAAACGGGTCAGAAATTTGACTGGCAGCTGGCTGTAATAAAATCGAATGAGGTTAATGCTTTTGTTGTTCCAGGTGGGAAGGTGGTTGTTTTCACAGGAATTGTCAATAATCTGAAACTGACAGATGCAGAAATTGCGGCAGTAATGGGACATGAAATTACCCATGCCCTGGAGGAACATGCAAAGAGTAAAATTGGTGCCCAGGCTCTGACTAAACTTGCAGTGGATGCAGGTAAAACCTACGCAGGAGATAAACTTGGATCAATGGGCTCCCAGGCGGTCGATTTTGGCAGTAAATATGGTGTGGGGCTGCCTTATTCACGGAGTCTTGAATCCAGGGCTGACCGTGGTGGTCTAATGCTGATGGCAAAAGCAGGTTATGATCCTGAAGCTGCAGTATCTGTATGGAAAAAAATGAATCAGCTCGATTCAAGCAGTAATAATGGAGTGGCACGTTTCACCTCGACACATCCATCCAACAATGCCCGTATTGAAGATCTGAACAAGAGTATGGCAGAAGCTAAAGTTTTATATGCGAGCAGCAATAAAGCCACGGTTACCGGAACAAAAACAAAGACTGTAAAAAAGGCGAAAAAGTCTAAATAA